A stretch of Primulina tabacum isolate GXHZ01 chromosome 13, ASM2559414v2, whole genome shotgun sequence DNA encodes these proteins:
- the LOC142523181 gene encoding NAC domain-containing protein 2-like — protein MAASDLHMQLPPGFRFHPTDDELVMHYLCRKCASQPIFVPIIAEIDLYKYNPWELPGLALYGEKEWYFFSPRDRKYPNGSRPNRAAGSGYWKATGADKPIGIPKPVGIKKALVFYSGKAPRGEKTNWIMHEYRLTDVDRSARKKNNSLRLDDWVLCRIYNKKGAGASEKNEPRVITRDLTLAVTPEEDIKPVIVTSLADSSPALYDDFMYLDVSDSIPRPNPDSSGSDHVFSPDFASAVEVESTPKLSEWEKSALDFQFNYLDASPPMDLLDPHFHSLYLAEPPTEMFPFLRKPF, from the exons ATGGCGGCCTCCGATTTGCATATGCAGTTGCCCCCCGGATTCAGGTTCCATCCCACGGACGATGAGCTGGTGATGCATTATTTGTGCCGGAAATGCGCTTCGCAGCCAATTTTCGTGCCGATTATAGCCGAAATCGACCTTTACAAGTACAATCCATGGGAACTTCCAG GATTGGCTCTGTACGGTGAGAAAGAATGGTACTTCTTCTCTCCTCGGGACCGGAAGTATCCGAATGGATCAAGGCCTAATCGTGCTGCGGGGAGTGGATACTGGAAGGCCACCGGAGCTGATAAGCCGATCGGAATTCCTAAGCCGGTGGGGATTAAGAAGGCGTTGGTGTTCTACTCCGGGAAGGCTCCGAGGGGTGAAAAGACCAATTGGATCATGCACGAATACCGCCTCACCGACGTGGACCGATCCGCTCGCAAGAAGAACAACAGCTTGAGG CTGGATGACTGGGTACTGTGCCGGATATACAACAAGAAGGGCGCTGGCGCCAGCGAGAAGAATGAGCCTCGCGTCATCACCCGGGACCTGACGCTCGCGGTGACGCCAGAGGAGGACATCAAGCCCGTCATCGTGACATCACTCGCCGACTCGTCCCCGGCGTTGTACGACGACTTCATGTACCTCGACGTGTCCGACTCCATCCCGCGGCCGAACCCGGACTCGAGCGGCTCCGACCATGTGTTCTCGCCGGATTTCGCCAGCGCGGTAGAGGTCGAGAGCACCCCGAAGCTGAGCGAGTGGGAGAAGTCGGCCCTCGACTTCCAGTTCAACTACCTCGACGCCTCCCCGCCGATGGACCTGCTCGACCCGCACTTCCATAGTTTATACCTGGCGGAGCCGCCGACGGAGATGTTCCCTTTTCTAAGGAAGCCGTTTTAG